A single region of the Thermodesulfatator indicus DSM 15286 genome encodes:
- a CDS encoding nitroreductase — MLKILPLDPKLKTLLKAAVAAPSGDNLQPWRFRIKNEKEIDFLFDPRVDQSFFNYEQNASIFAVGAAFENASYLLSRENIKHKFIFDFSKENSLIKIGTLKIDWPDGEFEFKTPLAKTPIMKRHTNRKFYEKVNLSDKEMAEITKLVADLPVKVKVLRGKELKAIADIVYFADLIRVERKDLHEFLHDTIRWTEEEILTSRDGMPVATLEAGKAGENFLRFTRPWPVMKTFLRLGVSRHMADYARKLVLSSEGVFAFFTDELGPRAYFEAGRTAERLWLALTEKGLAVQPMAAAPLFMIRWRRGRYLDFSARHQFFMRKIERGFEKLGIDKPLMLLRFGKAPLPSATALRKEVEDFLLV, encoded by the coding sequence ATGTTAAAAATACTACCATTAGACCCCAAACTCAAAACTCTGCTTAAAGCGGCGGTGGCGGCCCCCTCAGGGGATAATCTTCAGCCGTGGCGGTTCAGGATAAAGAACGAAAAAGAAATAGACTTTCTTTTTGACCCACGAGTTGACCAGTCATTTTTTAATTATGAACAAAACGCCTCTATCTTCGCGGTAGGCGCTGCCTTTGAAAACGCAAGTTATCTTTTAAGTAGAGAAAACATCAAGCACAAATTTATTTTTGATTTCAGCAAAGAAAACAGCCTCATAAAAATTGGCACCCTTAAGATTGACTGGCCTGACGGAGAGTTTGAATTCAAAACGCCTCTTGCCAAAACTCCCATTATGAAGCGCCACACCAACCGCAAATTTTATGAAAAAGTGAATCTCTCAGACAAAGAAATGGCCGAAATCACCAAGCTTGTGGCTGACTTACCTGTAAAAGTAAAAGTCTTACGCGGTAAAGAATTGAAAGCTATAGCCGACATTGTGTATTTTGCTGACCTGATTCGCGTGGAACGAAAAGACCTGCACGAGTTCTTACACGACACCATACGCTGGACAGAAGAAGAAATCCTTACTTCCCGTGACGGCATGCCCGTGGCCACCCTTGAGGCCGGCAAGGCCGGAGAAAATTTTTTGCGTTTTACCCGCCCGTGGCCGGTTATGAAGACCTTTTTGCGCCTGGGAGTTTCTCGCCACATGGCAGATTATGCCCGCAAGCTGGTACTTTCGTCTGAGGGGGTGTTTGCCTTTTTTACCGATGAGCTAGGGCCAAGGGCCTATTTTGAAGCTGGCCGTACGGCAGAACGCCTGTGGTTAGCCTTAACCGAAAAGGGGCTTGCCGTACAACCCATGGCTGCGGCCCCTCTTTTTATGATTCGCTGGCGTAGAGGACGATATCTTGATTTTTCGGCCAGGCACCAGTTTTTTATGCGCAAGATTGAACGAGGTTTTGAAAAATTGGGTATTGATAAACCTTTAATGTTACTTCGTTTTGGAAAAGCCCCGCTCCCCTCGGCCACGGCTTTGCGCAAAGAAGTGGAAGACTTTTTGCTAGTCTAG
- the pepA gene encoding flocculation-associated PEP-CTERM protein PepA encodes MKKFWMLMLVTSFLLVASGSYAQFVYFDLNTLGISGNDDGVTGYHEQWGFYAKSENTVNLGIDGQFSVGDTFTNIGMLKVGSLLDFNGGAISDDEGLNTNYELTTAWTDLSGSVTAVTPILASPYTEYVTLSYDPGTVLTFYIDDTPDFDSSHDWSSGFTNFSSATDGIPILDFTITGGTGSILQEDTNNDGFPDRVITSSATLYGEVTQVYVDNFLFFKDYGDFYDILQQGKIILAFADENADNFYYNLDNYPPYVKTVADHNGSIDYAIPEPATIILVGSALLGIATVIRRKTANN; translated from the coding sequence ATGAAAAAGTTTTGGATGTTAATGCTAGTTACATCTTTTTTGTTAGTCGCTTCGGGAAGCTACGCACAGTTTGTCTATTTTGATTTAAATACTTTAGGAATATCAGGAAATGATGATGGCGTTACGGGATACCATGAACAATGGGGTTTTTATGCTAAGAGCGAAAATACAGTAAATCTAGGAATAGATGGACAATTTTCTGTGGGAGATACTTTTACCAATATTGGTATGTTAAAAGTTGGTTCTTTACTAGACTTTAACGGTGGGGCAATTAGTGACGATGAAGGATTAAATACGAATTATGAACTTACCACCGCCTGGACAGACTTATCTGGTTCTGTAACGGCTGTAACACCAATACTAGCTTCTCCTTATACAGAATACGTAACTTTATCTTATGATCCCGGTACTGTTCTCACCTTTTATATAGACGATACCCCGGACTTTGATAGCTCTCACGACTGGAGCAGTGGATTTACTAACTTTAGTTCAGCTACAGACGGCATCCCTATATTGGATTTTACTATCACCGGAGGAACGGGCTCCATACTTCAAGAAGATACAAACAATGACGGGTTTCCCGATAGAGTTATAACTTCCTCAGCCACCCTTTATGGTGAGGTTACACAAGTGTATGTAGATAATTTTCTATTTTTTAAAGATTATGGAGATTTTTATGACATTCTCCAGCAAGGGAAAATTATTCTTGCCTTCGCTGACGAAAATGCTGATAATTTTTATTATAACTTAGATAATTATCCTCCTTATGTTAAAACTGTAGCTGATCACAATGGAAGTATCGATTATGCTATCCCTGAACCAGCTACTATTATTTTAGTTGGCTCTGCTCTATTAGGTATAGCCACTGTTATTAGAAGAAAGACTGCCAACAATTAA
- a CDS encoding B12-binding domain-containing radical SAM protein, with the protein MAKILLINSNRFKQPWPVIPFGLCHIAAVTEKAGHDVKVLDLCFSRNPAREISSMIKEFQPDVVGVSIRNIDNGAGFNTQFLIADVKKEVIEPLKKVYKGPIVIGGPAVSINPVEILDYLGLNFAIKGDGELSFLAFVENIQNEETLKQIKGLHIVKNGKIIAANEPWRVPCLDEIPFVNPTKYINVDKYRKFNSPLQIQTKRGCSLSCSYCTYNAIEGKFYRLKNPKKVVDEIEFLVKETGITHVEFTDSTFNIPINHCKNILKELKKRNLKLKLRTMGLNPGAVDEELIELMKEAGFMDVDLGAESGSNITLKTLGKNFTKKDIIKAGDLLKRYKIPTTWYLLVGAPKESIFTLKETYETLIKAASKWDLINIGIGLRVYNQAPVTKFISKKPEDNFLKPYHYEPEEISLNEVKIYTKWMALHNDNFFMYDEDENTPPFVLMLGSALIKIFAPRQPIWRLFILIRKIQRFTGITWLRKFLFLRKYRKIIERLEEKLKRENGLTLNHSPSLDRKVA; encoded by the coding sequence ATGGCCAAAATTTTACTCATCAACTCAAATAGATTTAAACAGCCTTGGCCGGTCATTCCTTTCGGCTTGTGCCACATAGCGGCGGTTACCGAGAAGGCTGGCCACGATGTAAAAGTTCTGGATCTTTGTTTTAGTAGAAATCCCGCCCGGGAAATTTCCAGTATGATTAAAGAGTTTCAACCTGATGTTGTTGGCGTAAGTATTAGAAATATTGATAATGGAGCAGGTTTTAATACGCAATTTTTGATAGCCGATGTTAAAAAGGAGGTAATAGAACCACTCAAAAAGGTTTACAAAGGCCCTATTGTAATAGGAGGACCTGCGGTAAGTATAAATCCCGTTGAAATTCTTGATTATTTAGGTCTCAATTTTGCTATTAAAGGTGATGGAGAATTAAGTTTTTTGGCCTTTGTGGAAAACATACAAAATGAAGAAACCTTAAAACAGATAAAGGGTTTGCATATTGTAAAAAATGGAAAAATAATAGCCGCCAATGAGCCATGGCGGGTACCCTGTTTAGATGAGATACCTTTTGTAAATCCAACTAAATACATAAATGTTGATAAATATAGAAAATTTAACTCTCCACTTCAGATTCAAACTAAAAGAGGATGTTCTTTATCGTGTAGCTATTGTACCTATAATGCTATTGAAGGCAAATTCTATCGTCTTAAAAATCCCAAAAAAGTAGTTGATGAAATAGAGTTTCTCGTAAAAGAGACAGGGATTACTCATGTTGAGTTTACAGATAGTACTTTTAACATACCCATTAATCACTGTAAAAACATATTAAAAGAGCTTAAAAAAAGAAACTTAAAATTAAAATTGCGAACCATGGGCTTAAACCCGGGGGCAGTAGATGAGGAACTTATAGAGCTTATGAAAGAGGCCGGTTTTATGGATGTTGACCTAGGAGCAGAATCAGGAAGTAACATCACTTTAAAAACTCTTGGGAAAAATTTTACCAAAAAAGATATAATAAAAGCCGGAGATCTTTTAAAAAGATATAAAATACCTACAACCTGGTATTTATTAGTAGGGGCTCCTAAAGAAAGCATATTTACCCTTAAAGAAACATACGAAACCTTAATTAAGGCCGCTTCTAAGTGGGACTTGATAAACATAGGTATTGGTTTACGAGTATATAATCAAGCCCCTGTTACCAAATTTATTTCTAAAAAGCCTGAAGACAATTTTTTAAAGCCTTATCATTATGAACCAGAAGAAATAAGCCTTAACGAGGTAAAAATTTATACCAAATGGATGGCTCTACATAATGATAACTTTTTTATGTATGACGAAGATGAAAATACACCGCCGTTTGTTTTGATGTTAGGAAGTGCCCTAATAAAAATTTTTGCTCCTCGTCAACCTATCTGGAGACTTTTTATTTTAATCCGAAAGATACAAAGATTTACAGGAATTACTTGGCTAAGAAAATTCTTATTTCTAAGAAAATACCGGAAAATAATTGAAAGGTTAGAAGAAAAACTAAAGAGGGAGAATGGCCTGACGTTAAACCATTCTCCCTCTTTAGATAGAAAAGTTGCTTAA
- a CDS encoding N-acyl amino acid synthase FeeM domain-containing protein has product MLRSREYRAKFASSREDFLKAFSLVYRRYLNYRLIKTNEKELFYTPYQALPDSRVCISYHKLTGQITSTATVVLDSELGLPSDSTYKAELDALRAKGRKLAEITCLAAERDLCYRNGILFVFRLLYRYARLKGATDFVISIHPKHRDFYEKIFLFEPIGEVKYYQNLYNAPAVLEKLDLTTVKERFYKVYGEFPEGKLFADFLIIIDYLDDIPELAKVRNMKARDFWHFFMDYWALFPSFLPHFQKFFSIKFDMIVCEEVA; this is encoded by the coding sequence GTGCTTCGATCTCGGGAATACAGGGCTAAATTTGCCTCATCAAGAGAGGATTTTTTAAAGGCCTTCAGTCTGGTTTACAGACGTTATCTTAACTACCGACTGATAAAAACTAACGAAAAGGAACTTTTTTATACCCCTTATCAAGCCCTTCCTGATAGCCGGGTTTGTATATCCTACCATAAATTAACCGGCCAGATTACCAGCACCGCTACAGTGGTGCTTGACTCCGAGCTAGGGCTTCCCAGTGATAGCACCTATAAAGCCGAACTTGATGCTCTAAGGGCAAAGGGGCGTAAACTGGCTGAAATTACCTGTCTGGCCGCAGAGCGAGACCTTTGTTATAGAAACGGCATCCTTTTCGTCTTTCGTCTGCTTTATCGCTACGCCCGTCTTAAAGGGGCTACTGATTTTGTCATCTCTATTCATCCCAAACATCGGGATTTTTATGAAAAAATTTTTCTATTTGAACCGATAGGAGAAGTAAAATACTACCAAAATCTTTACAACGCCCCGGCCGTCCTTGAAAAACTTGATTTAACCACGGTCAAGGAGCGTTTTTATAAAGTTTATGGAGAATTTCCTGAGGGGAAGCTTTTTGCCGACTTTCTTATCATCATAGATTATCTTGACGATATACCAGAGCTGGCCAAAGTGCGTAATATGAAGGCCCGGGACTTTTGGCATTTTTTTATGGATTATTGGGCGCTTTTTCCCTCTTTTCTCCCTCATTTCCAGAAATTCTTTTCTATTAAATTTGACATGATCGTGTGCGAAGAAGTGGCTTGA
- a CDS encoding N-acyl amino acid synthase FeeM domain-containing protein: MRNLSKEKKEIWRRRRRLNLSKVPECLKQRIVKVDFCSKLEEFEEAFSLLYDRYHEVGLIPTSKECLFFTPYQALPDSRVCIARSLETGEVTSTATLVIDSEVGLPSDSLYKDIIDRLRKEGRKPAEFTCLAAKTDIYSRNGLFYIFRILYKYAISKGATDLVISVHPKHTTFYELVLLFERVGPLRYYPHLENAPAYLERLELTGVQKRYEEAYRSFWEGQIVIDFFFNIALPEDTWILTQKYNMKPEVFKHFYLERTNAFQKMDNKLAKYLASIYLDELDYRVNYPLQAVS; this comes from the coding sequence ATGAGAAACTTAAGTAAAGAAAAAAAAGAAATATGGCGGAGACGAAGGCGGCTTAATCTTTCCAAGGTGCCTGAGTGTTTAAAGCAACGGATTGTTAAGGTTGATTTTTGTTCCAAGTTAGAAGAATTTGAAGAGGCTTTTTCGCTTCTTTATGACCGGTATCATGAAGTTGGCTTAATTCCTACTTCCAAAGAGTGCCTCTTTTTCACACCCTATCAAGCCTTGCCTGATAGCCGGGTCTGTATAGCCCGCTCTCTGGAGACGGGAGAAGTCACCAGCACCGCCACTCTGGTCATAGATTCAGAAGTAGGTCTTCCGAGTGATTCACTTTATAAGGACATAATTGACCGTTTAAGAAAAGAAGGGCGAAAACCGGCTGAATTTACCTGTCTGGCTGCCAAAACAGATATTTACAGCCGAAACGGGCTTTTTTACATATTTCGTATTCTTTATAAATACGCCATTAGCAAAGGCGCTACAGACCTGGTTATTTCCGTTCATCCCAAGCACACTACTTTTTATGAACTGGTTCTTCTTTTTGAAAGAGTAGGCCCGCTGCGTTACTATCCCCATTTAGAAAATGCTCCTGCTTACTTGGAACGGCTGGAACTGACTGGTGTCCAAAAAAGATACGAAGAGGCTTATCGTTCCTTTTGGGAGGGCCAAATAGTTATTGATTTTTTCTTCAACATCGCGCTTCCCGAAGACACCTGGATTCTTACCCAAAAATACAACATGAAACCAGAAGTTTTTAAACATTTTTATCTAGAAAGAACCAATGCCTTCCAAAAGATGGACAATAAATTGGCCAAATATCTGGCTTCTATTTATCTTGACGAGCTTGATTATCGAGTAAACTATCCACTGCAAGCGGTTTCATAG
- a CDS encoding creatininase family protein, with translation MLLTDITMGEFEKGLTITRTIILPFGSIEEHGPHLPLGTDTLQMYEIARLVTKKRPVFVGPPVFYGLCRSTKEHPGTISISGQTLRALVLDMLFSYHRHGLKNFLLLSGHAGGTHMAFIIDAAEEFLEKTKDTRVAVASILDLLNMGAADTLETPGDSHAGEFETSLMLYFFPELVKGTAPEEYPSFPKPFLVRNKRKFWPGGVWGNPDKASTDKGKIFAEKLSDFIIKLIEKLENFEEDKK, from the coding sequence ATGTTGTTAACAGATATAACCATGGGAGAATTTGAAAAGGGCCTTACAATAACCCGGACTATTATTCTACCTTTTGGTTCAATAGAAGAACATGGTCCTCATCTTCCTTTAGGAACAGATACTCTGCAAATGTATGAGATTGCCAGGCTGGTGACTAAAAAGCGTCCGGTGTTTGTGGGGCCACCGGTTTTTTACGGACTTTGCCGCAGCACTAAAGAACACCCGGGGACTATTTCTATTTCCGGTCAAACGCTGCGGGCACTGGTGCTAGATATGCTCTTTTCCTACCATCGCCACGGGCTTAAAAACTTTTTATTGCTCTCTGGGCACGCTGGTGGTACTCATATGGCCTTCATCATAGATGCCGCTGAGGAGTTTTTGGAAAAGACTAAAGATACCAGAGTCGCTGTGGCTTCTATCCTAGATTTATTGAATATGGGCGCAGCTGATACCTTAGAAACCCCCGGAGACTCACACGCCGGCGAATTTGAAACATCACTTATGCTTTATTTTTTCCCAGAATTAGTTAAAGGCACAGCCCCTGAGGAATATCCTTCTTTTCCAAAACCATTTCTCGTGCGGAATAAAAGAAAATTCTGGCCAGGTGGTGTTTGGGGAAATCCAGATAAGGCCTCCACTGACAAAGGCAAAATATTTGCAGAAAAGTTGTCAGACTTTATAATAAAATTGATAGAAAAATTAGAAAATTTTGAGGAGGATAAAAAATGA
- a CDS encoding TlpA family protein disulfide reductase produces the protein MKKLFTLALVAFWILAAHPLQAKQNIPWNTKIQPFSCPVKGDTLKNFKGKVLLVNFFATYCAPCQVELLEFGDLYRKYNAKGFEIITFMVDRGGEVILPHIINSKRIHYCVAIADENILNVFNWPDILPTTFLIDKNGNIVKKFVGYAGKKELEKEIENLLNN, from the coding sequence ATGAAAAAGTTGTTTACTTTGGCCTTAGTGGCTTTTTGGATATTAGCTGCCCACCCCCTTCAGGCCAAACAAAATATACCTTGGAATACCAAAATCCAGCCCTTTAGCTGCCCGGTAAAAGGGGACACCCTTAAAAATTTCAAGGGTAAAGTACTTTTAGTAAACTTTTTTGCCACATACTGCGCTCCCTGTCAGGTCGAGTTGCTGGAATTTGGTGATCTTTATCGTAAATATAATGCCAAAGGTTTTGAAATTATTACTTTTATGGTTGATAGGGGAGGAGAAGTAATCCTTCCTCATATTATTAATTCTAAAAGGATTCACTATTGTGTGGCTATAGCTGACGAAAATATACTAAATGTCTTTAACTGGCCGGACATTTTACCCACTACTTTTTTAATTGATAAAAACGGAAACATTGTAAAAAAGTTTGTTGGATATGCTGGCAAAAAAGAACTGGAAAAAGAAATAGAAAATCTTCTTAATAATTAG
- the selD gene encoding selenide, water dikinase SelD: protein MINIKLTHKVRAAGUASKLPPAELAEILKDLPVLKKPNLLVGFEGASDAAIYRLTDDLALICTLDFFTPIVDDPYWFGQIAAANSLSDVYAMGGKPILALNIVCFPRKEDKKILKEILRGGIEKIKEAEAVLAGGHSVDDQEIKYGLSVVGLVHPEKYVGNSGAKPGDVLFLTKPLGTGILVTALKGGLGDKNIEKRIIEIMAALNKEASQAMMEVGVSAATDITGFGLLGHALEMAQASRVTLVIRARSVPIIKEALEFARMGIIPEGDYANVCFCQNGVEIRGEIEEALLSVLYDAQTSGGLLISVPENKADEFYTKLLEKGIFEAARIGHVEEGAAKVIVTP, encoded by the coding sequence ATGATAAATATAAAACTTACTCATAAAGTTCGTGCAGCTGGGTGAGCCTCAAAGCTTCCCCCAGCGGAGCTGGCGGAAATTTTAAAGGATTTACCAGTTTTAAAAAAACCAAATCTCCTCGTAGGTTTTGAGGGCGCCTCTGATGCGGCCATCTATCGTTTAACCGATGACCTTGCTCTAATCTGCACCCTTGACTTTTTTACTCCTATTGTAGACGATCCTTATTGGTTTGGTCAAATAGCAGCGGCTAATTCTCTTTCAGATGTTTACGCCATGGGAGGGAAGCCTATTCTTGCTCTTAATATCGTCTGTTTTCCTCGTAAAGAAGATAAAAAGATTTTGAAAGAAATTTTACGTGGCGGAATTGAAAAAATAAAAGAAGCCGAAGCAGTTTTGGCTGGGGGCCATAGCGTTGACGACCAGGAAATAAAATACGGTCTATCCGTGGTAGGGCTAGTTCATCCCGAAAAATATGTGGGCAACAGCGGTGCTAAACCTGGAGACGTCCTTTTTCTAACCAAGCCGCTTGGCACGGGTATTTTGGTTACAGCTCTTAAAGGAGGTCTTGGCGATAAAAATATTGAAAAAAGAATAATAGAAATCATGGCCGCTTTAAATAAAGAAGCCTCTCAGGCTATGATGGAAGTGGGCGTCTCAGCGGCTACCGATATCACCGGTTTTGGGCTTTTAGGCCATGCCTTGGAAATGGCTCAAGCAAGCAGAGTAACTTTAGTAATTCGGGCAAGAAGTGTTCCCATCATAAAAGAGGCCCTTGAATTTGCCCGCATGGGCATTATCCCTGAAGGGGACTACGCCAACGTGTGCTTTTGCCAAAATGGCGTAGAAATTAGAGGAGAGATAGAAGAAGCTTTGCTTTCGGTTCTTTACGATGCCCAAACCTCTGGTGGACTTTTAATAAGCGTACCCGAAAATAAAGCTGATGAATTTTACACTAAATTGCTGGAGAAAGGTATTTTTGAGGCGGCTCGTATAGGTCATGTGGAAGAAGGAGCCGCCAAAGTGATAGTTACTCCCTAA
- a CDS encoding PAS domain-containing hybrid sensor histidine kinase/response regulator — MEGKDMIFEEAAETSLEIVSPKKESNLSAPVNFLKIINNLFASQYHLPLDKFLKGLVETFKLEGAAVYYNHLDYRWQLVATLASQYVPSVKKERFPDIIEYQEAWPAIETSLSEGERVMLTEEEVEALGFFDTHKHHVFCFPLLEGKWWSGLLIVDFGARKPSSEELIILDEMAETLSLAIKRQKREREYLDVSRVFQELLNNIPYLVILADFQGRWLLTNKKCLQFFNLKRGLPSQTFEHLKQIRPQYQEVLDRFQKLIKNLSDQGSPVKEIFKLKTNDRIQWWEFLLIPFKCDSEKRILILGRDITSFKAAQERLLTILENLPAMVYIVHPETHTILYHNSLFKEFFGRSFINQRPCYKLLFGKNKVCEFCSLKNPVLGHREQREIFDEEHNCWLRIHEVYIHWLDKDLVRLGMIEDITEIKQQKERVIKAQKAEVVSKMSATIAHEFNNILAVITGYLDLIKLKAQENPKIIEYAEKILQAVESGSSLIKQFLILSGKSADIDSKDRRYDLNLFIKEQQELFQKLLGENIYLKIDLCEVPLNVDLSRDELQHILTNLLLNAKEAMSEGGEIFITTKKVETSRGPAALLRVKDSGIGIAKKDLAHIFEPFYTTKPSGRGTGLGLNVVLSLIHRCGGEIKVESEPGEGTTFELILPLSMNIETVCLTGEKDHLSEKEKRGPVVSKKTILVVEDEAHIREMLVEMLAHQDFEVIPAENGEDALNKIKQRDYKVDLIITDVVMPKMDGVRLYREVQKIIPEVPVIFISGYAEHILERYGFDEKSFRIIKKPFTFKELLDEVDKVFNRLSL; from the coding sequence ATGGAAGGAAAAGATATGATCTTTGAAGAAGCCGCGGAGACAAGCCTAGAAATTGTTTCCCCCAAGAAAGAATCTAATCTTTCTGCTCCTGTTAATTTTCTAAAAATTATTAATAACCTTTTTGCCTCCCAGTATCATCTCCCTTTAGACAAATTCCTAAAAGGGCTTGTAGAAACTTTTAAGCTTGAAGGGGCAGCGGTCTATTACAATCACTTAGACTATCGCTGGCAATTGGTGGCCACTCTGGCTTCTCAATATGTTCCTTCTGTTAAGAAAGAACGCTTCCCTGACATAATTGAATATCAGGAAGCCTGGCCAGCTATTGAAACCAGTCTTTCAGAGGGTGAGCGGGTTATGCTCACCGAAGAAGAAGTAGAGGCTTTGGGCTTTTTTGATACCCACAAACATCATGTTTTTTGTTTCCCTCTTCTTGAGGGTAAGTGGTGGTCAGGCCTTTTAATAGTAGATTTTGGCGCAAGAAAGCCTTCTTCTGAGGAATTGATAATTCTAGACGAAATGGCCGAGACCCTTTCTTTGGCCATAAAAAGGCAAAAACGTGAACGGGAATATCTTGATGTTTCGAGAGTTTTTCAGGAACTACTGAATAATATTCCATATTTAGTAATTCTTGCTGATTTTCAGGGAAGATGGTTGCTTACCAATAAGAAGTGTCTCCAATTCTTTAATTTAAAACGAGGTCTTCCTAGTCAAACTTTCGAACATCTAAAACAAATTAGGCCTCAATACCAAGAAGTTCTCGATAGATTTCAAAAATTAATAAAAAATTTATCTGATCAAGGATCTCCAGTTAAAGAAATTTTCAAATTGAAAACAAATGATAGAATTCAGTGGTGGGAATTTTTGTTAATCCCTTTCAAGTGTGATTCTGAAAAACGTATCCTTATCCTGGGGCGTGACATCACTTCTTTTAAAGCTGCTCAGGAACGCCTTCTTACCATTCTTGAGAACCTTCCGGCCATGGTTTATATCGTTCATCCTGAAACCCATACTATTCTTTATCACAATTCCCTTTTTAAGGAATTTTTTGGCCGGAGTTTTATAAATCAGAGGCCTTGCTATAAACTTCTGTTCGGAAAAAACAAAGTTTGTGAATTCTGTTCTTTAAAAAATCCAGTACTTGGGCATCGTGAGCAGAGAGAAATATTTGATGAGGAGCACAATTGTTGGCTAAGAATACATGAAGTCTATATTCACTGGTTAGATAAAGATTTAGTTCGCCTGGGCATGATCGAAGATATTACCGAAATAAAACAACAAAAAGAAAGGGTAATCAAAGCTCAAAAGGCAGAAGTAGTTAGTAAAATGTCAGCTACTATAGCACATGAATTTAACAATATTTTAGCGGTAATTACCGGTTATCTTGATTTGATAAAACTTAAAGCCCAAGAAAATCCCAAAATAATTGAATACGCAGAAAAAATTCTCCAAGCTGTAGAAAGTGGTAGTTCTTTAATAAAGCAATTTTTAATCCTTTCAGGAAAAAGTGCCGATATAGACAGTAAGGACAGGCGGTATGACTTAAATCTTTTTATTAAAGAACAACAAGAGTTGTTCCAGAAATTATTGGGAGAAAATATTTATCTCAAAATAGATCTGTGCGAGGTTCCTCTTAATGTCGATCTATCACGCGATGAACTTCAGCATATACTTACTAATTTGCTTCTTAACGCCAAAGAGGCCATGTCTGAAGGGGGCGAGATTTTTATAACTACCAAGAAAGTAGAAACATCAAGAGGCCCCGCAGCGTTATTAAGAGTAAAAGATTCTGGAATAGGAATAGCAAAAAAAGATCTTGCTCATATTTTTGAACCCTTTTATACTACGAAACCCTCAGGAAGGGGTACAGGGTTAGGTCTAAACGTTGTCCTTTCCCTGATACACCGCTGTGGTGGGGAAATAAAGGTAGAAAGCGAGCCTGGAGAGGGCACAACCTTTGAACTTATTTTACCTCTAAGTATGAATATAGAAACAGTTTGTTTGACTGGAGAGAAAGACCATCTCTCCGAAAAAGAAAAAAGAGGCCCGGTGGTGAGTAAGAAGACCATTTTAGTAGTGGAAGATGAGGCTCACATCAGAGAAATGCTGGTGGAAATGCTGGCGCATCAGGATTTTGAGGTAATCCCTGCTGAAAATGGAGAAGACGCTCTTAATAAAATCAAACAGCGTGACTATAAAGTAGACCTCATTATTACTGACGTAGTTATGCCTAAGATGGACGGAGTCAGGCTTTATCGTGAGGTGCAAAAAATTATTCCAGAAGTACCTGTCATTTTTATTTCAGGATACGCAGAACATATCCTTGAACGCTACGGTTTTGATGAAAAGTCTTTTCGTATAATCAAGAAGCCCTTCACCTTTAAAGAGCTTTTAGACGAAGTAGATAAAGTTTTTAACCGCCTTTCTCTTTAG
- a CDS encoding FmdB family zinc ribbon protein, producing the protein MPIYEFRCEICGHVFERILKMNDPWPPCPACGEKKVLKLPSVFGFTDASSWRSERERAILKRARDYLVDGKVKEAQRFLSKAQQYVKTERIAKLSDVLANRKSVKGGYISRTELMVTKEKGG; encoded by the coding sequence ATGCCCATATACGAATTCCGCTGTGAAATTTGCGGACATGTGTTTGAAAGGATTTTAAAGATGAACGACCCCTGGCCACCCTGCCCGGCTTGTGGCGAAAAAAAAGTTTTAAAATTACCCTCGGTTTTTGGTTTTACTGACGCCTCCTCTTGGAGAAGCGAACGAGAGAGGGCTATTCTCAAAAGGGCAAGAGATTATCTTGTTGATGGAAAAGTAAAGGAAGCCCAGCGCTTTCTTTCAAAGGCCCAACAGTACGTAAAAACAGAGCGCATAGCCAAACTTTCAGACGTCCTGGCCAACCGGAAATCTGTTAAAGGGGGCTATATTAGCCGGACGGAATTGATGGTCACTAAAGAGAAAGGCGGTTAA